A region of Nocardioides sp. JS614 DNA encodes the following proteins:
- a CDS encoding TIGR03767 family metallophosphoesterase → MQISRRDLLRSAAAAGGVAALGGLGGLSAEAVAGTVSRSGTPGVTRSVVLGKGRPGVGGYRPVVARPGEGSFVRTTLADARAGRAARRQGLVAFAQVSDVHIVDTESPMRVENAEAFSSSAYRPQEFLTLHVAEAMVQGINALQAGPVTGTALSFVLQTGDNADNAQYNEVRWNIDVLDGGPIQPDSGDHTKTESVADSLDPALYDVMFWHPEGTPEGKTDDDARAKYGFPMIPGLLDKARAPFEATGLDLPWYSVMGNHDKLVQGNNHPTASDLARATGDRKTVGVKSRIVTPDPDRRQLSTAEIVEEHFTTTALPGPVGHGYTEQNRSDGTAYYTFDRGRIRFVVMDTVNANGGDEGSLSQTQFAWIKDLIAASRRKLLVFSSHHPSWSMVNELTGDVDPGPRVLGTALVRELLEHDNVIAWVNGHTHSNKIKAHRRVEGVGKDKHVVGGFWEINTASHIDWPQQGRIVEIADNQDGTLSIFTTLLDHAAPVAWDAARLGEPLQLAALSRELAANDWQERDNQRHGKPSSRNTELLVRAPRFLR, encoded by the coding sequence CGCCGCAGCCGGTGGCGTCGCCGCTCTGGGCGGACTCGGCGGCCTGTCCGCCGAGGCCGTCGCCGGCACTGTCAGCCGATCGGGCACTCCGGGGGTCACCCGAAGTGTGGTCCTGGGCAAGGGGCGTCCCGGGGTCGGCGGATACCGACCGGTCGTCGCGCGGCCCGGCGAGGGCTCGTTCGTGCGAACAACCCTGGCCGATGCACGCGCTGGGCGGGCCGCCCGCCGTCAGGGCCTCGTTGCATTCGCCCAGGTCAGTGATGTACACATCGTGGACACCGAGTCGCCGATGCGGGTCGAGAACGCGGAGGCGTTCAGCAGCTCGGCGTACCGCCCGCAGGAGTTCCTGACCCTGCATGTCGCGGAGGCCATGGTCCAGGGCATCAATGCACTGCAGGCTGGCCCCGTGACCGGAACTGCACTCTCGTTCGTCTTGCAGACCGGCGACAACGCCGACAACGCGCAGTACAACGAGGTGCGCTGGAACATCGACGTCCTCGACGGCGGCCCGATCCAGCCGGACTCCGGGGACCACACCAAGACCGAGAGCGTCGCAGACTCCCTCGACCCGGCGTTGTACGACGTGATGTTCTGGCACCCGGAGGGCACCCCCGAGGGGAAGACCGACGACGACGCGCGCGCGAAGTACGGCTTCCCCATGATCCCGGGCCTGCTGGACAAGGCCCGGGCGCCGTTCGAGGCCACCGGCCTGGACCTGCCGTGGTACAGCGTGATGGGCAACCACGACAAGCTCGTGCAGGGCAACAACCACCCGACGGCGAGCGACCTGGCCCGCGCGACCGGCGACAGGAAGACCGTCGGCGTCAAGAGCCGCATCGTCACCCCCGACCCGGACCGCCGTCAGCTCAGCACCGCCGAGATCGTCGAGGAGCACTTCACGACCACCGCCCTGCCGGGGCCGGTCGGGCACGGATACACCGAGCAGAACCGCAGCGACGGCACCGCCTACTACACCTTCGACCGCGGTCGGATCCGGTTCGTGGTGATGGACACCGTCAACGCCAACGGCGGCGACGAGGGCTCGCTGAGCCAGACGCAGTTCGCCTGGATCAAGGACCTGATCGCGGCCTCGCGGCGTAAGCTGCTGGTGTTCTCCAGCCACCACCCCTCCTGGAGCATGGTCAACGAGCTAACCGGCGACGTCGACCCCGGCCCGCGCGTGCTCGGCACCGCACTGGTCAGGGAGCTGCTCGAGCACGACAACGTGATCGCCTGGGTCAACGGCCACACGCACAGCAACAAGATCAAGGCGCACCGACGCGTCGAGGGCGTGGGCAAGGACAAACACGTCGTCGGTGGGTTCTGGGAGATCAACACCGCCTCGCACATCGACTGGCCACAGCAGGGCCGGATCGTGGAGATCGCGGACAACCAGGACGGGACTCTCTCCATCTTCACGACGCTGCTGGATCACGCCGCGCCGGTGGCGTGGGACGCTGCGCGGCTGGGCGAGCCGCTCCAGCTGGCCGCGCTGTCACGCGAGCTCGCCGCCAACGACTGGCAGGAGCGAGACAACCAGCGGCACGGCAAGCCGTCCTCGCGCAATACCGAGCTGTTGGTGCGGGCCCCGCGCTTCCTGCGGTAG
- a CDS encoding glycosyltransferase family 4 protein: MRLRRHHTEPHELPTAPTDRLRVLVVAESFLPQVNGVTNSVRRVLDHLAAEGHPAELVAPTGPATYAGFPVTRARGASLPFYRDFRIGLETRARLRAVMVRFRPDVVHVASPATLGHQAVRAAEELGIPTVAIYQTDLVGFAERYDIAGGQRAMAYLTRRIHQGVDRTLAPSSTSLRQLADLGIHATALWPRGVDLQQFHPVHRSVELRQQLAPEGRLLIGYVGRLAAEKELDLLTCLAGDARYRLVIVGGGPEAPRLRSLLPDARFLGVLHGDDLSRAYASLDMFVHTGRHETYCQSAQEALASGVPVVAPRAGGPVDVVADGVAGFLYEPGSRAELRSYVDALASDRLFRRRMGLAARRSVAGRSWDGVNDALVHHYRDVIAARATHRRAA, translated from the coding sequence ATGCGACTGCGCCGGCACCACACCGAACCCCACGAGCTCCCGACTGCTCCGACCGACCGGCTCCGCGTGCTCGTCGTCGCCGAGTCGTTCCTGCCCCAGGTCAACGGGGTCACCAACTCGGTGCGCCGCGTCCTCGACCACCTTGCTGCCGAGGGGCACCCGGCCGAGCTGGTGGCGCCGACGGGGCCGGCGACGTACGCCGGCTTCCCCGTCACCCGGGCGCGCGGCGCGAGCCTGCCGTTCTACCGCGACTTCCGGATCGGGCTGGAGACACGGGCCCGGCTCCGGGCGGTGATGGTGCGGTTCCGTCCCGACGTCGTGCACGTCGCCTCGCCGGCCACGCTCGGCCACCAGGCCGTGCGTGCCGCCGAGGAGCTCGGCATCCCGACGGTTGCGATCTACCAGACCGACCTGGTCGGCTTCGCCGAGCGCTACGACATCGCCGGCGGCCAGCGGGCGATGGCCTACCTGACCCGCCGGATCCACCAGGGCGTCGACCGCACGCTCGCCCCCTCGTCGACCAGCCTGCGCCAGCTCGCCGACCTCGGGATCCACGCGACGGCGCTGTGGCCCCGTGGCGTGGACCTCCAGCAGTTCCACCCTGTCCACCGCTCTGTAGAGCTGCGCCAGCAGCTCGCACCCGAGGGGCGGCTGCTGATCGGGTACGTCGGCAGGCTGGCCGCCGAGAAGGAGCTCGACCTGCTCACGTGTCTCGCGGGTGACGCGCGCTACCGACTGGTCATCGTCGGCGGAGGGCCTGAGGCGCCGCGGCTGCGCTCGCTGCTCCCCGACGCGAGGTTCCTCGGCGTCCTGCACGGTGACGACCTGAGCCGCGCCTACGCGTCGCTCGACATGTTCGTGCACACCGGTCGCCACGAGACCTACTGCCAGTCCGCTCAAGAGGCGCTGGCCTCCGGGGTGCCGGTGGTGGCGCCGCGGGCCGGTGGCCCGGTCGACGTGGTCGCCGACGGCGTGGCCGGCTTCCTCTACGAGCCCGGCAGCCGCGCGGAGCTGAGGTCGTACGTCGACGCTCTCGCCTCGGACCGGCTGTTTCGTCGCCGGATGGGGCTCGCGGCGCGCCGCAGCGTGGCCGGCCGGTCCTGGGACGGCGTCAACGACGCGCTGGTCCACCACTACCGCGACGTGATCGCGGCGCGCGCCACCCACCGCCGCGCCGCGTGA
- the rlmN gene encoding 23S rRNA (adenine(2503)-C(2))-methyltransferase RlmN → MSDSERTSLPLVFDEPRGRKKPPRHLADLAPDERTAYAKELGLPGFRAKQLSTHYFSRLVDDPDQMTDLPAGQRAELVAGLLPGLMTPLRTMEADRGTTRKTLWRLFDGALVESVLMRYPDRATMCVSSQAGCGMACPFCATGQGGLQRNMSTAEIVEQVVAGARSLARGEVPGGPGRVSNVVFMGMGEPLANYKAVLGAVRRLTDPAPDGLGMSARGVTVSTVGLVPRMRQLADEGIPVTLALSLHAPDDELRNELVPINTRFSVAETVEAAWNYAKVTKRRVSIEYAMMRGINDQAWRADLLGDVLRGYGDWGWVHVNLIPLNPTPGSKWTASDPADEREFVRRLEAKAIPTTVRDTRGREIDGACGQLAATEA, encoded by the coding sequence ATGTCCGACTCCGAGCGCACCTCCCTGCCCCTGGTCTTCGACGAGCCGCGCGGTCGCAAGAAGCCGCCGCGGCACCTCGCCGACCTCGCGCCGGACGAGCGCACGGCGTACGCCAAGGAGCTCGGGCTGCCCGGCTTCCGGGCCAAGCAGCTCTCCACCCACTACTTCTCGCGGCTCGTCGACGATCCCGACCAGATGACCGACCTGCCCGCCGGCCAGCGCGCCGAGCTGGTGGCCGGGCTGCTGCCCGGACTGATGACGCCGCTGCGGACGATGGAGGCCGACCGCGGCACCACCCGCAAGACGCTGTGGCGCCTCTTCGACGGCGCCCTCGTCGAGTCGGTGCTGATGCGCTACCCCGACCGGGCCACGATGTGCGTGTCCAGCCAAGCCGGCTGTGGCATGGCCTGCCCGTTCTGCGCGACCGGCCAGGGTGGTCTGCAGCGGAACATGTCCACCGCGGAGATCGTCGAGCAGGTGGTGGCCGGCGCCCGGTCGCTCGCCCGCGGCGAGGTGCCCGGCGGTCCGGGACGGGTCTCCAACGTCGTGTTCATGGGCATGGGCGAGCCGCTGGCCAACTACAAGGCCGTGCTCGGAGCCGTCCGCCGGCTCACCGACCCGGCGCCGGACGGGCTCGGGATGAGCGCGCGCGGCGTCACCGTCTCCACCGTCGGGCTGGTGCCGCGGATGCGTCAGCTCGCCGACGAGGGCATCCCGGTGACGCTGGCGCTCTCCCTGCACGCCCCCGACGACGAGCTGCGCAACGAGCTGGTCCCGATCAACACCCGGTTCTCGGTCGCGGAGACCGTCGAGGCCGCGTGGAACTACGCCAAGGTCACCAAGCGGCGCGTCTCCATCGAGTACGCCATGATGCGCGGGATCAACGACCAGGCCTGGCGGGCCGACCTGCTGGGTGACGTGCTCCGCGGCTATGGCGACTGGGGCTGGGTGCACGTCAACCTGATCCCGTTGAACCCGACGCCCGGCTCGAAGTGGACCGCGTCCGACCCGGCCGACGAGCGCGAGTTCGTGCGCCGGCTCGAGGCGAAGGCGATCCCGACCACGGTGCGCGACACCCGCGGCCGTGAGATCGACGGAGCCTGCGGGCAGCTCGCTGCGACCGAGGCCTGA
- a CDS encoding phosphatidate cytidylyltransferase — protein sequence MSDAPSGMPPATQPPVPSSVPSGSGPPLKDHGRAGRNLPAAVGSAIVLLGAIALSLLFWKTAFMVIVAVAVVVAIWELHRGFRALGIDLPEQPLMVGGVVMIAVAYFWGAPALVAATAVAALVIMLWLLQRGVDGYVQNATASVFSLVYVPFLGSFVALLLAEGGGVNAAGLDDAGVQGIVAFVLVTVASDTGGYAAGVLFGRHPMAPVISPKKSWEGFAGSVVFCLAAGWALVVYLLEGDWWVGLLLGLIAVVMATLGDLCESVIKRDLGIKDMSQVIPGHGGLMDRLDSLLATIAPIWLLLHYLVY from the coding sequence ATGTCCGACGCTCCGTCCGGGATGCCGCCGGCGACCCAGCCTCCCGTCCCCTCGTCCGTGCCGTCCGGCTCGGGCCCGCCGCTGAAGGATCACGGTCGGGCGGGCCGCAACCTGCCCGCGGCGGTCGGGTCCGCGATCGTGCTGCTGGGCGCGATCGCGCTCTCGCTGCTGTTCTGGAAGACCGCCTTCATGGTGATCGTCGCCGTGGCGGTCGTGGTCGCGATCTGGGAGCTGCACCGCGGCTTCCGTGCCTTGGGCATCGACCTGCCCGAGCAGCCGCTGATGGTCGGTGGTGTCGTCATGATCGCGGTCGCCTACTTCTGGGGGGCGCCGGCGTTGGTCGCCGCCACCGCGGTGGCGGCACTCGTGATCATGCTCTGGCTGCTGCAGCGAGGGGTCGACGGCTACGTCCAGAACGCCACGGCCTCGGTGTTCAGCCTCGTGTACGTGCCGTTCCTGGGGTCGTTCGTCGCGCTGCTGCTCGCGGAGGGCGGCGGCGTCAACGCGGCCGGCCTCGACGACGCGGGCGTGCAGGGGATCGTGGCGTTCGTCCTGGTCACCGTCGCTTCGGACACCGGTGGGTACGCCGCCGGGGTGCTCTTCGGCCGGCACCCGATGGCGCCGGTGATCTCACCGAAGAAGTCCTGGGAGGGCTTCGCCGGATCCGTGGTCTTCTGCCTGGCGGCAGGCTGGGCGCTGGTCGTCTACCTGCTCGAGGGCGACTGGTGGGTCGGGCTGCTGCTCGGCCTGATCGCCGTGGTGATGGCCACCCTGGGCGACCTCTGTGAGTCGGTGATCAAGCGCGACCTCGGCATCAAGGACATGAGTCAGGTGATCCCCGGCCACGGCGGCCTGATGGACCGCCTCGACTCCCTGCTCGCCACGATCGCGCCGATCTGGCTGCTGCTGCACTACTTGGTCTACTGA
- the frr gene encoding ribosome recycling factor, with amino-acid sequence MNDILNEADGKMDKSVEATREEFAAIRAGRVNPSMFNKIVVDYYGSPTPLQQLASFTAPEARIILIAPYDQGAMHNILKAIRDSDLGVNPADDGKVIRCVFPELTEERRKEYIKISRHKAEEGRVAVRNLRRTAKQHLERLEKDGEVGQDDLTGAEKRLDGLTKKHTDAIDEMLKHKEAELLEV; translated from the coding sequence ATCAACGACATCCTCAACGAGGCCGACGGCAAGATGGACAAGTCGGTCGAGGCGACGCGCGAGGAGTTCGCGGCGATCCGCGCCGGCCGGGTCAACCCGAGCATGTTCAACAAGATCGTCGTCGACTACTACGGCTCGCCGACGCCGCTCCAGCAGCTCGCCTCGTTCACCGCCCCTGAGGCGCGGATCATCCTGATCGCACCGTACGACCAGGGCGCGATGCACAACATCCTCAAGGCGATCCGCGACTCCGACCTGGGCGTCAACCCGGCCGACGACGGCAAGGTGATCCGCTGCGTGTTCCCGGAGCTCACCGAGGAGCGCCGCAAGGAGTACATCAAGATCTCCCGGCACAAGGCCGAGGAGGGCCGGGTGGCGGTCCGCAACCTGCGGCGTACCGCCAAGCAGCACCTCGAGCGCCTCGAGAAGGACGGCGAGGTCGGCCAGGACGACCTGACCGGGGCCGAGAAGCGCCTCGACGGCCTGACCAAGAAGCACACCGACGCCATCGACGAGATGCTCAAGCACAAGGAGGCCGAGCTGCTCGAGGTCTGA
- the pyrH gene encoding UMP kinase, which produces MTGYKRVLLKLSGEMFGGGKVGVDPDVVQTVAREIAAVVNAGVQIAIVTGGGNFFRGAELQQRGMDRVRADYMGMLGIVMNCLALQDFLEKLGVETRVQTAITMGQVAEPYIPRRAIRHMEKGRVVIFGAGMGMPFFSTDTVAVQRALESRCDVVLVAKNGVDGVYTADPHKDPTATKFDDLTYDEAIARGLRIMDQTAFALCGENKLPMVVFGMEPEGNILRVVQGERIGTLVTAG; this is translated from the coding sequence GTGACCGGATACAAGCGCGTCCTGCTCAAGCTGTCGGGCGAGATGTTCGGCGGGGGCAAGGTCGGCGTCGACCCTGACGTCGTCCAGACGGTGGCCCGCGAGATCGCCGCCGTCGTGAACGCCGGGGTGCAGATCGCGATCGTGACCGGCGGCGGCAACTTCTTCCGCGGCGCGGAGCTCCAGCAGCGCGGCATGGACCGCGTCCGTGCGGACTACATGGGCATGCTCGGCATCGTGATGAACTGCCTGGCCCTCCAGGACTTCCTGGAGAAGCTGGGTGTCGAGACTCGCGTGCAGACCGCCATCACCATGGGCCAGGTCGCAGAGCCCTACATCCCACGGCGGGCGATCCGGCACATGGAGAAGGGTCGCGTCGTGATCTTCGGCGCCGGCATGGGCATGCCCTTCTTCTCCACCGACACGGTCGCGGTGCAGCGGGCGCTGGAGAGCCGGTGCGACGTCGTGCTCGTGGCCAAGAACGGGGTCGACGGCGTCTACACCGCCGACCCCCACAAGGACCCGACCGCGACCAAGTTCGACGACCTCACCTACGACGAGGCCATCGCGCGGGGCTTGAGGATCATGGACCAGACCGCGTTCGCGCTCTGTGGGGAGAACAAGCTCCCGATGGTGGTGTTCGGCATGGAGCCGGAGGGCAACATCCTGCGCGTCGTGCAGGGTGAGAGGATTGGCACGCTCGTGACCGCGGGCTGA
- the tsf gene encoding translation elongation factor Ts, whose protein sequence is MANISAADVKKLRELTGAGMMDCKKALEEADGDFEKAAELIRIKLGKKMAERGAEREASNGLVATSGGALVELNCETDFVAKGDDFVAAAQQIADAADEAKAGDVEALKAVRLGDKTVGEVVENLAITIGEKIELGRVAYFDGPVVAYMHKRAADLPPAVGVLVEYDGAEAGARGAAMQIAAMRPQYLTREEVPGDRVAKEREIAEATSREEGKPEQAIAKITEGRLNGFFKDVVLLEQPSVTESKKSVKAVLDEAGTTVKRFARFEVGA, encoded by the coding sequence ATGGCGAACATCTCCGCCGCCGACGTCAAGAAGCTCCGTGAGCTCACCGGCGCCGGCATGATGGACTGCAAGAAGGCGCTCGAGGAGGCCGACGGCGACTTCGAGAAGGCCGCCGAGCTGATCCGCATCAAGCTCGGCAAGAAGATGGCCGAGCGCGGTGCCGAGCGCGAGGCCTCGAACGGCCTGGTCGCCACCTCCGGTGGCGCCCTGGTCGAGCTCAACTGCGAGACCGACTTCGTCGCCAAGGGTGACGACTTCGTCGCCGCCGCCCAGCAGATCGCCGACGCGGCCGACGAGGCCAAGGCCGGCGACGTGGAGGCCCTCAAGGCTGTCCGGCTCGGCGACAAGACCGTCGGCGAGGTCGTCGAGAACCTCGCGATCACCATCGGCGAGAAGATCGAGCTCGGCCGGGTGGCCTACTTCGACGGCCCGGTCGTGGCCTACATGCACAAGCGTGCGGCCGACCTGCCGCCCGCGGTCGGCGTGCTCGTCGAGTACGACGGCGCCGAGGCCGGCGCCCGGGGTGCCGCGATGCAGATCGCGGCCATGCGGCCGCAGTACCTCACCCGCGAGGAGGTCCCCGGGGACCGGGTCGCCAAGGAGCGGGAGATCGCCGAGGCGACCTCTCGTGAGGAGGGCAAGCCCGAGCAGGCGATCGCCAAGATCACCGAGGGCCGGCTCAACGGGTTCTTCAAGGACGTCGTGCTGCTCGAGCAGCCGTCGGTCACCGAGAGCAAGAAGAGCGTCAAGGCCGTCCTGGACGAGGCCGGCACCACCGTGAAGCGGTTCGCCCGTTTCGAGGTCGGCGCGTGA
- the rpsB gene encoding 30S ribosomal protein S2, with the protein MAVVTMRQLLESGVHFGHQTRRWNPKMKRFIMTERNGIYIIDLQQSLAYIDRSYAFVKETVAKGGTIMFVGTKKQAQEAIAEQATRVGMPYVNQRWLGGMLTNFSTVHQRINRLKELDEIDFDDVAGSSRTKKELLQMRRERDKLNKSLGGIREMTRTPSAVWIVDTNKEHLAVEEARKLRIPIIGILDSNCDPDLVDFPIPGNDDAIRAVGLLTRVVADAVAEGLIARSGVKAGEGAEAVGAEEPLAEWERELLGGEAEQAAVDATGGAATEETPAAESTGAASEAAAVSEAAEPATEQPAADAEA; encoded by the coding sequence ATGGCAGTCGTGACCATGCGCCAGCTTCTCGAGAGCGGCGTGCACTTCGGGCACCAGACCCGTCGCTGGAACCCGAAGATGAAGCGCTTCATCATGACCGAGCGCAACGGCATCTACATCATCGACCTGCAGCAGTCGTTGGCCTACATCGACCGGTCCTACGCCTTCGTCAAGGAGACGGTGGCCAAGGGCGGCACGATCATGTTCGTCGGCACCAAGAAGCAGGCCCAGGAGGCGATCGCCGAGCAGGCGACCCGGGTCGGCATGCCGTACGTCAACCAGCGCTGGCTCGGCGGCATGCTCACGAACTTCTCGACGGTGCACCAGCGGATCAACCGCCTCAAGGAGCTCGACGAGATCGACTTCGACGACGTGGCCGGCAGCAGCCGCACCAAGAAGGAGCTGCTGCAGATGCGCCGCGAGCGCGACAAGCTGAACAAGTCGCTCGGCGGCATCCGCGAGATGACGCGGACCCCCTCCGCCGTCTGGATCGTCGACACCAACAAGGAGCACCTGGCGGTCGAGGAGGCGCGCAAGCTGCGCATCCCGATCATCGGCATCCTGGACTCCAACTGCGACCCCGACCTGGTCGACTTCCCGATCCCGGGCAACGACGACGCGATCCGCGCGGTCGGCCTGCTGACCCGCGTGGTCGCCGACGCCGTCGCGGAGGGCCTGATCGCCCGCTCGGGCGTCAAGGCCGGCGAGGGCGCCGAGGCCGTGGGCGCCGAGGAGCCGTTGGCCGAGTGGGAGCGCGAGCTGCTGGGCGGCGAGGCCGAGCAGGCCGCGGTCGACGCGACCGGCGGTGCCGCCACCGAGGAGACCCCTGCCGCGGAGTCGACCGGTGCGGCCAGCGAGGCTGCAGCGGTCAGCGAGGCGGCCGAGCCTGCCACCGAGCAGCCGGCCGCCGACGCCGAGGCCTGA
- a CDS encoding M23 family metallopeptidase has product MASRPTARHVVPTLLLGLVLVLLAAPPASAGETDPVGVWPLLPAPSVVAGLDPPDDPWGAGHRGVDLLGSPGQPVRAALPGRVTWAGPLAGRGVVVVDHGATRTTYEPVDASVGVGATIAAGDRIGRLSAVGSHCPPRACLHWGWIRGDTYLDPLRLVGAGPVRLLPLWRDEPVGRGAVASPWRPPSLVYAGWVAPMALWARPQALGCACW; this is encoded by the coding sequence ATGGCCAGCCGACCCACCGCCCGCCACGTCGTCCCGACCCTCCTACTGGGTCTGGTGCTGGTCCTGCTCGCCGCGCCGCCCGCCTCGGCGGGCGAGACCGACCCGGTCGGCGTGTGGCCGTTGCTGCCCGCACCCTCGGTCGTCGCCGGGCTCGACCCGCCCGATGACCCGTGGGGCGCCGGGCACCGTGGCGTCGACCTGCTCGGCTCGCCGGGTCAACCGGTCCGCGCCGCACTGCCGGGCCGGGTCACCTGGGCCGGGCCGCTGGCCGGGCGCGGTGTGGTGGTCGTGGACCACGGCGCGACCCGCACGACCTACGAGCCCGTCGACGCCTCGGTCGGCGTGGGCGCGACGATCGCGGCAGGCGATCGGATCGGCCGGCTCTCGGCCGTCGGGTCGCACTGCCCGCCACGGGCGTGCCTGCACTGGGGATGGATCCGCGGTGACACCTACCTCGACCCACTGCGGCTCGTCGGCGCCGGACCGGTGCGACTGTTGCCGCTCTGGCGCGACGAGCCGGTCGGCCGCGGCGCCGTCGCGTCGCCGTGGCGTCCGCCGTCGCTGGTGTACGCCGGCTGGGTCGCGCCGATGGCGCTATGGGCCCGTCCTCAGGCTCTGGGGTGTGCCTGCTGGTAG
- a CDS encoding tyrosine recombinase XerC, translating into MSEEEQSARLPEAMARALGDYERHLAAERDLSEHTVRAYIGDVAGLLEHASRLGQTEPGDLDLRTLRSWLAKQQTMGRSRTTLARRATAARVFTAWLARTGRTPLDAGASLGAPKAHRTLPPVLRTDEAADLVRAAVEHADDGSPVGLRDVAMLELLYATGIRVGELVGLDIDDLDRERNVVRVLGKGRKERTVPFGRPAARAVDFWLKHGRPLLAVEGSGAALFLGARGRRIDQRAVRTVVHRRIAEVPGAPDIGPHGLRHTAATHLLEGGADLRSVQELLGHASLATTQIYTHVSTERLRRAYQQAHPRA; encoded by the coding sequence GTGAGCGAGGAGGAGCAGTCGGCGCGGCTTCCCGAGGCGATGGCCCGGGCGCTCGGCGACTACGAGCGTCACCTCGCCGCCGAGCGGGACCTGTCCGAGCACACGGTGCGTGCGTACATCGGGGATGTGGCCGGGCTCCTGGAGCATGCCAGCCGGCTCGGCCAGACCGAGCCCGGCGACCTCGACCTGCGGACCCTGCGGAGCTGGCTGGCCAAGCAGCAGACCATGGGCCGCTCCCGGACCACCCTCGCCCGTCGGGCTACCGCAGCGCGGGTGTTCACCGCCTGGCTGGCTCGCACCGGCCGCACTCCGCTGGACGCCGGCGCGAGCCTCGGTGCGCCCAAGGCGCACCGGACGCTGCCACCGGTGCTGCGCACCGACGAAGCGGCCGACCTGGTCCGCGCGGCGGTCGAGCACGCCGACGACGGCAGCCCGGTCGGTCTGCGCGACGTGGCGATGCTCGAGCTGCTCTACGCGACCGGCATCCGGGTGGGAGAGCTCGTCGGCCTCGACATCGACGACCTGGACCGCGAGCGCAACGTGGTCCGGGTGCTCGGCAAGGGCCGCAAGGAGCGGACCGTTCCGTTCGGGCGGCCCGCCGCCCGCGCCGTGGACTTCTGGCTCAAGCACGGCCGGCCGCTGCTCGCGGTCGAGGGGAGCGGCGCCGCGCTGTTCCTCGGCGCCCGCGGCCGCCGCATCGACCAGCGCGCGGTCCGCACGGTCGTGCACCGGCGCATCGCGGAGGTGCCGGGCGCGCCCGACATCGGCCCGCACGGGTTGCGGCACACCGCCGCCACGCACCTGCTCGAGGGCGGCGCCGACCTGCGCTCGGTGCAGGAGCTGCTCGGCCACGCCTCGCTTGCGACCACCCAGATCTACACCCACGTCAGCACCGAGCGGCTGCGGCGGGCCTACCAGCAGGCACACCCCAGAGCCTGA
- the dprA gene encoding DNA-processing protein DprA has translation MSASEEDRLLRVALSALGEPGDPRLLDWVTRLGPAAVHELLLTGHTLEELQTDPDARRAAEDPQRTLARAADRGLRFVVPGDEEWPTQLDDLATAAPLQNRGGAPLGLWVRGPARLDDLAGSVAVVGSRSATTYGAEVATDLAAAIAAVDRAVVSGAAYGIDQAAHRGALVGGGSTVAVLACGADRCYPAAHRELIEYIAGHGAVVSEALPGWSPTQLRFLARNRLIAALSVGTVVVEAAARSGALNTANWATRLNRHVLGVPGPVTSAPSEGVHHLIRSQAAVLVTSGADVLEVVSATGQHLAAEPRGPVRSRDRLTTRQRQVLDAVPVAQAAPETSIARTAGLGLTEARKVLVALAERGLAEQVPGGWRLAALAHQ, from the coding sequence ATGAGCGCGTCCGAGGAGGACCGCCTGCTTCGGGTCGCGCTGTCGGCGCTCGGTGAGCCCGGCGACCCCCGGCTCCTGGACTGGGTCACCCGGCTCGGGCCAGCCGCGGTCCACGAGCTGCTGCTGACCGGGCACACGCTCGAGGAGCTCCAGACCGATCCCGACGCGCGCCGCGCGGCCGAGGACCCGCAGCGGACCCTGGCCCGGGCAGCCGACCGAGGCCTGCGCTTCGTCGTCCCGGGAGACGAGGAGTGGCCGACCCAGCTCGACGACCTGGCCACGGCCGCTCCACTGCAGAACCGCGGCGGCGCCCCACTCGGCCTGTGGGTGCGCGGCCCGGCCCGGCTCGACGACCTCGCCGGGTCCGTCGCCGTCGTCGGGTCCCGGTCCGCCACGACCTACGGCGCCGAGGTCGCCACCGACCTCGCGGCTGCGATCGCGGCCGTCGACCGCGCCGTCGTCTCCGGTGCCGCCTACGGGATCGACCAGGCCGCGCACCGCGGGGCGCTCGTCGGCGGCGGGTCGACGGTGGCGGTGCTCGCGTGCGGCGCCGACCGGTGCTATCCCGCCGCACACCGAGAGCTGATCGAATACATCGCCGGCCACGGTGCGGTCGTGTCCGAGGCGCTGCCGGGCTGGTCGCCGACCCAGCTCCGGTTCCTCGCGCGCAACCGGCTGATCGCCGCGCTGAGCGTCGGCACCGTGGTCGTGGAGGCCGCGGCGCGCAGCGGCGCGCTCAACACGGCGAACTGGGCCACCCGCCTCAACCGGCACGTGCTCGGCGTGCCCGGGCCGGTGACCAGCGCGCCGTCGGAGGGCGTGCACCACCTGATCCGCTCCCAGGCCGCCGTCCTGGTGACCTCGGGCGCGGACGTGCTCGAGGTGGTCAGTGCCACGGGCCAGCACCTCGCCGCCGAGCCGCGCGGCCCGGTCCGGTCCCGCGACCGACTCACCACCCGCCAGCGGCAGGTGCTCGACGCGGTGCCGGTGGCCCAAGCGGCCCCCGAGACATCGATCGCCCGCACCGCCGGCCTCGGTCTCACCGAAGCCCGCAAGGTGCTCGTCGCGCTCGCCGAGCGCGGCCTCGCCGAGCAGGTCCCGGGCGGTTGGCGGCTCGCCGCACTGGCTCACCAGTAG